The nucleotide sequence atcagtatACTGACAGCACCTCACCCTGAAACTCCTAATGACCACTCCCAACAGTTTCATATAGATTTTAAATAGTACTGGAGATAAATCACTACTCTCTGGACTcggtcctgaaggtaggattgGAACCACCGCAATACAATTCCCTCAGTTCCCCACAGCTGGTCCAGGAGGATGCCATGGTCAATGGTACCCAATGCCGCCGAGAGATCAAGAAGCAAGAGCACTCCTTCTTTCCTGCCCTCTGCAATATtcatccatcagggtgaccaagggTGACTCAGTTCCATGGACAGGCCTGAACCCTGGAATGGATCAAATAATCTGTGTCCTCCAAGAACGCCTGTAGCTGCCCCACCACGGTCCTCTCCACCGCCGTCCCCAAACAGGGGGTATTGACAGCTGGCCAATAGTTGTCCCAATCCAAAGGGTCCAGAGCTGGTTTCTTTAGAAGTGGCTGTACCACTGCCTCTTTCAATGCAGCAGGGACCACCCCCCTCACACAGTGAAGTGTTAGCCAAACTCTGTACCCAAACATATGGTAACAACTTTTGCTGATTGCAAGGTATAAGCAAGCTTTCAGGCTTAACACTGTACAACTAAGTCAAAACTTAAGACCACATGGAATTGCCTTCAATCCAACATAGGCTTCCCCaactggttccctccagatgttttggacttccatcacccctgaccattggtcatgccggctagggctggtgggagttggggtccaaaacATGTCAGGAAGACTGATCCAGTGAGCCATTTTGAGTTTTGCTTAAATTACAACAATTCTGAGTTACCTTACTGCTAagataatacagtggtagcttggtttaagaacagcttagtttatgaacaacttggattaagaatgctgcaaacccggaagtaggtgttttggtttgtgaactttgccttggaaggagaacatgttccgcttcctgttgagtgtaaattaagtccccccgctgctatgggaaagcatgccttggtttaagaacgctttggtttaagaacgggcttccagaacagattaagttcgtaaaccaaggtaccactgtactactatcATATTTCACAAATGCCTCAATGTTTGCTCTTACGAAAAAACCCAACAGGAGATTGCACAAAATTTCCCCATTCTATTCCTCCAATAAACCAGACAGTTTTAGATGAATCAAGGCTGTATCATGACAATGGCAGGACTACTCCACAATTCCAGTATCATTTTATTTCCGAGACAAGTTGTCCACACTGCCTGCACGAAGCCAGATGTTCTCTGTAACACAACACCAGGAGTGACACAAAGGGAAATTGACGTTTTCAATCCAAGCGGCCCGCTGAAACAATCTCTCCGGTTTTTGTTCAAAATCAAATGCATTTGCAAGGCGGCGTCATCACCAAGTAACACACGTGGCCGAGCAATAAGCTTCGCTCGCTACAAGAATAGTTAGTACAGGACGATCTGCGATCTAATCAAACTATGCACATTGTTCTAAAATAAAGTCCAGAAGCGCTGTGTCCCCAGTTAATTAAGTTCCTCGGGCATGACACACTACCCTCCTAGTCCctggaaaaataattaaaaaaaaaaaatcggaggaggaggtggaagggaAGTGGTGGTTGAAGACACATATCCATCAGATGAGGCCGCATTTTCTCTGCTCTCGCCACAAGTATGACACGTACTTTTCAAAGCAGCATTGTTACAGCTACAGCTTCTGCCTTtgctcacacacaaaaagcaggcCCAGGAAAGTTTGCGGGTTTTCCAAGCCTCCATATGCCAGCGAAAACTTAAAACCTTAGGGGCGAATCTGCAACCTTCAAAAGAGCCCCACGAGGCAACAATTGCTAAGTTGGGGGTTGGGtggggcaaaaggaaaaaaaaagtttaaaaacggACAGCCTTGCAAActctatcccccctccccaaatgaaaaaggcaacacacacacacacacaaaatcccatTTGCTAGGAAACTCCCAAGTAGTAAAGCagtcctctcccttcctcttgcAACTCCTACCCCCTTCCCCTCTTGATTCCTGGCCATTttgaagaaaggaaggggagaaaaagagggggaatgttgttgttgttgctgctgttgtcgtCGTCGCCTGACCCCTCGCAGCAGGACTTGTCGCGGTGGCACAGCGACATGAGGCGCGCGCTCCTGGGCgcgcgaggcgaggcgaggcagCCGGGTCTCCTTCCTGCGCGCGCCCACCCAGCGCAGGAAACGCCAAGGGTCTCCCTCCTCACCCCACACttcgcccccccccaaccccgacTTACTTGGCAAGCCGAGCACCCCCTCTCCGTGCAGGGTGCTTtcggtgggggggtggggaagctacCAGCCCGAGCTTGGCGGCGTCGGCGGCGCCTGGAGAGGACCCCAACTCGctccaagggaagaaggaaggagaccCGAAAGGGAGGCGAGCCCTCCAGGTACTCGCGGCCACATTAGCCTGACAACATGTTGGTATTAGTCATTcatagagggaggggagggaggcggagagggagggagtgggctatggggggggaggagacactTCCGCGgtgcattctgggagctgtagttcggcCTCGCTTCCTGCCCCCGGCCCCGCGCAGGCCAAGGGCGGAGAGAAGGAGAGGCGACTACATCTCCCAAAGTGCGCAGCGGGAAGCGCACGTGCCTTGCTGTGGAGCCTGTCTTGGAGTGAATGGGAAGGGCTGCTTTttttaggtaggtaggtaggtacggggaccaagaggacaaaaacttttttaaaaagaatgggggtaaaacataatttatttaagaggccactgtaagcagatggaaacattggcaggattttaaactCACGTGCAACGTAACAAATACAATTGATATTATGCAAAATATAGATTATGGGCTAATGTGCAGTTGTAactgttgacaataggacccatggggggggggagtctcgaAATTCAGAGGCACCTTGTTGTTATTTAGCAttgcctgacattttcagaaggtaaaattaaaatctgttggctttccaaaagcagtttatgtgcttcttcatcaaatgtaAACTTGCAAAGCTAAAAGTTGCCCAGTCGCGAATAGCAGAAATATTCTgctatttgtaccccgcccatctaactgggttgccccctctgggcagcttccaaattatacaaaaacataataaaacattaaaaactttgaaTATTACGCATTAAAAATAATAGCaggtttgaattcctcacacctgaaaacatatttttaacACCCCttgctgaagaaatttgcaaaaattgtaCACACCTGCCCTACAAACTTGTTCCAGTCTGATCCTTTGCATCTTGTAATTCCAGCAGAGCTTGCTCCTGAGTAAGCGCAGGTTGGATTGAGGCTTTCAATCAGGCGGCAAGATGGCAAGAGGGGGGAAGTTGCAGGGCGAGGGGTGTTTGTGTTTTAAGGCTTCAGCCTTAAAATAGGTAGGGTTTTTAAGGCTACCTGGCAGAATGGCAGCAACATTGGTCCATGATGAACCTCAGGAGGGAAGTCATTCCATAGGTGtagggccaccacagagaaggcccttctcACACTTCACTCTGGACCTCACTTGGCGTTGAGACTGTAAGCAGGGTGTCCTTTGCTGATCTCAATACTTGCTCGGGTTCATACAGTACAAGGGGATTCTTTCAAATATTTGGACCCTAAGGAGCCTTCATCAGCAAtgttggtaaaaggtaaaaaggtaaaggacccctggatggtgaagtccagtcaaaggcaactatggggtgtggcgctcatctctctttcaggctgagggagccggcgtttgtccacagacagctttccgggtcatgtggccagcatgactaaaccacttctggtgcaacagaacaccatgatagaaaacagagcgcatggaaacgccttttaccttcccactgcagcggtacctatttatctacttgcactggtgtgctttgaaactgctaggttggcaggagctgaggcagagcaatgggagctcaccccgtcatggggatttgaaccactgaccttccaatcggcaagcccaagaggctcagtggtttagaccacggcgccacccacatcccactgaGCCTCCATTGCGTTGACACCAGCAGCACCCCCAAACAACAAACCTGCTCTTAGCAAGATTGCCACACCATGGAGAACAGGATGTCCTACCAATTTCCTGATTTGAAATCTTGCTGTCCACAGAACCTCCATTTATCTGGATTCGGCTTCAGTTCATTGGTCTACATCCATTGGTTCAGAACCTGTACTACCTCTCCTAACTCATCCGGGAGTACGTCCCATTGAACTCTGTCCTCTAAGCTGTCTAGGCCATAATTTACTCCCAAGGAGacccatttatcctaaatagCTGTCAATAAGACAGATGtgtacatacatttttttaaaaaagaatgtgatCTCATTCGGATCCCAAGATGAAATTTTGCAGGAAGCTCTTAGAAATATGAAATGATCAATacttttgggggggatttttaatcatattgattttttaaatcactttttaaaatgtaaaatttttTAACTTTAACTTTTAAAGTAAGTCCCTCATGTTTCATATCACATTAAAGCTCACGAAGTTCTGATGAGATTGGTATTTTTATGCTTTGAAATATCAAATTCTTGGCTGAGCTTTTAAGGCTTCAGTGTAGTCCAGCAAGGCCAAAATcgtccattttgtgtgtgtgtgtgtgtgtgtttttaaattccaGTTGGCCGTTAATGCAGGTCATACTCTTTTTAATGCTATCTTCTGGATAGCATCACAGTTAGTTGGAGAGTGGGGAAGCCTTTGGAGTATACAAAACTTTGCATGCTGTATACTGCCTTGTTATATTTTTATGAAAGTGTGGGTTATAAatactttgaaaaataaataagtgggAAGAGATTTTTTCCAAGGTTCTTCTAATATCCACAGAGAGGCCTAGCTGCCAAAAATGCAATTAAAGAGTCTCTAATTGTTTAGTGGATTACCGGTAATTTCAGCTTTTCCATAGCTGAAACAGCACGTCTGTTTTCTCCTTTCCAGGTGTGACGCAGACCGTTTTAACGTCATTATGATTTTacatttaaaacttttaataacCTGAAATTTGGCATCCAGTAGTAGGAAAACCCGTTGCAGGAGAGAGACAAAACCCAAACAGAAACTATATTAGTTCCATTTTATAGACAGGCACGCTGAAAGTACAGACTGGTTTTGAGAGGTAAATGGTTTATCTTAAATGAGTCACTAGAGGGAGCTTACATCTCCTTTTTAGTGATACGCAGACATAGCATACCTGAATACATTTAATCCTGTGGGCTAACAGCCTAAAATGCTTCCATATATCATTATTATCTTTACCAAGGCCTCCAGAGAACAATTTGATCCTTAGCAACGTACACAACAGGTGGATAATACAACCTTGTGCCCAGCCTTCTCTATTCTGCAAgtctaaaaaaaaatggtttgtcTGACATCAGATTTCTCCCTCCAGTATGGAATCATGGATTTATTAATTTGTGTTTTGAGGAAAGCAACACCTACTTCAATTCTAAGCAATGTGTCTGGTATACTGCATAGGACTCCCAAGTAGGAGAATTTGTTTTGGATTAGATCCAGTTTAACTGGAGCTACCCCAGATTGCTGCACCACACATTTCTGTAAAATAGAGTGCCATTTGCATGCTAATTGGAACATTATAATATTTCCCAGGGGGAATCCAACAAGTATTGGATCCAGTGGCCCTTTTTCCATAACAGGCTTTAATGCACAATAATCTGCATTTTTTTCCATCGCACCACTGGTagcactaaaaaaagaaaagaaatacctGTACTTTTTACAAAGCTCCCTGGAAAAAACTCAGCAATCAGTATTTGAGATCAGCAGTTTGTACTATTCATAGTGAAGGCAAGAAATGCGTGTGGCTTAATGATTTACAGGTAAtcgctgctttgttgttgttgttcagtcgttcagtcgtgtccgactcttcgtgaccccatggaccagagcacgccaggcacccctatccttcactgcctctcgcagtttggccaaactcatgttagtagcttcgagaacactgtccaaccatctcatcctctgtcgtccctttctccttgtgccctccatctttcccaacatcagggtcttttctagggagtcttctcttctcatgaggtggccaaagtactggagcctcaacttcagaatctgtccttctagtgagcactcagggctgatttgtttgagaatggataggtttgatcttcttgcagtccatgggactctcaagtgtctcctccagcaccataattcaaaagcatcaattcttcggcgatcagccttctttatggtcgcTGCTTTAACCCCcccaaattaaatatattttgcaCTCCCTGGTTCCAAGCCATGGCGTTCCATAGCATTACAAGGTCTGATGTAGTTTGCATGAGACTTGTTTTATTATCAGAAAAATGCAAGCAGAACATAGGGATGGCAAATAGCACAGAGCAGCCTACATTAGGGAAAAACCACTGAGCTAGCCCCATGGACATTGTACTGAAATAAAGATGGAAGAGCCTTCTCCTTTCTGGGGAAAGCCATGCCATGATGGCAGTCTTGCCATATGAAGACTTCAGTACGTAACATTTATGGTCAGATATAATAGATGGATCTATTATTTTACGGATATTTAACCTTTcgtccatcatggaacccaacatttctctgatgaaaatagggatgtcctattcaataataataatctccttggctcaggggtcgcgtaactccaaaccctcccatagttctctgatgaaaatagggacgtcctaaggaaaagcaggacattccaggatcaaatcagaaactgggacagtttATGTAAgtccgggactgtccctgtaaaatagggacacttggagggtctgcactgaccagacccagacctgctgaggttcagcaaggtggtggtctCATATAGTCTTTCTTTGGGCCTTAGcatgctgctccccccccctttttttgcagcctctcggaagaaacaaataaaagcaaataatgtTTTTTCCTTGAGCTCCAGGGCAACTGCATAATCATGAGTATATTTTATGGAGGGAAACTTAACAAGTATTGGATAACAGTTGTGGAATGAAATAAAAGATTCCTTTTTTGTGAAGGTTCTTAAAATTACTATCTGGTGCCCATCTCTGTATGTTGATACATAAATGGTGACCAGGAAACATTTGCTGTTTTGGTGAATGCAATCTGGGACTCCGATACCTTGCGTCCAGGACTAATTTTGCCCTGCCAGCtgcaaaaccctttcattttaTAGCTTGCAACTCCAAGAAAAGAGCAGGTGACACAGCCCTGTACTCACCGCGCCATAAATCTGGTGGCAAAGCAGCGAAGAAAAGTGGGTGCTTAGATCAGGGATCCTTGTTATCTCAGTGCAGTAGCCTGGTTTTCCAGAcatacttctcccccccccttagatTAATGTGTGAAATAGTGTAGACTCTGGGAATGGTTGGTTGCAAGACTCTCATTCATCTCCATAATACAGCACGGGAGTCATCAGATGTTCTGTATCCGTAAGGATACTGTAGCTCCATGGAATTTACATTACGGAGCACCGCAGCTGTACAATATTCTTCCCCCTTCTTTATTTACACTTCACTCTGACAGTCTTTACCTACGTCTGAAAGTTATCAGCACAGTCTATGGCAAGGAGCAACATTCCCCCTTTCAGGAATGGGGAAATCTTTTAACACGAGTGTTTCACCACCGGTTGGGATGCGCCAGGAAATCTTGCGATCTTCAGCTTTGGCTAAAAAGAAGGTATGTAACATTTATATGTTATCTCTTGAGAGGGGAAGGATCAAAGGGAAGAGCTACCTGCCTGCTTTGCAGGAAAACGAGCTCCTGTTACTGAGGCTGATTTTCCTCTGTGGCAGTTAAATGAAAAGCAATCTCTGAGCTACAAAAGCTTGCTTGAATTGGGGAACCAGAGCCCATGACGGACAAATTAGCAGCTGACATACCAAGGCGGAGCATGCAACTAGAGAGGtaaagacaggagtgtctggagTGATTGAGAGACAATTCTGGCAAGAGGCAGTCCTTCTCTCCTCTGTGTCAGAAACTGCTTTGACTACAACCAGGACAGCAATCTGACCAGAGAGCCTGTCCAACTGGTTTTGTGCTGTGCAATCTTCTTTGCATTCTGCGGAATAGGGAGAAAGAGACTGGTATCCTGAGTTTTGACCAGGTGAAGCAGGCAGAGATTTCCGAACATTCCTCTCTGTGAGAGCTGCCCTAGGATCCCAGCAACAACCCCTCCACTGGTTGTGGAGCTGCTGAACCCCAAAGAACACCATCCCAGTACCATCGTCTGCCAAAAGCATGCCTGCGAAGCATTCAGCATTTCATACTTGGGGTCCCGAGTGAAGGTGTTCTCACCATCGCCCAGCTTGCAAGGTGGAGGAGATTAACCAAAACTTCAAGGAAATACCATCTCAAGGTGGCATCACAGAGCATCAGTCAGCTGCACAGAGCATCATTCGGCAGCACCAAGTGCCACTTCCTTCCTCCATACCGGTTATAAGCACCTAGGAGATTTTACCTTCCATCGCCAGAAAGGTACCATGGCTGTGCTCAAGCTTTTCCTCATGGCTTTCAGCTTTGTCTTCTGGGCAGCGGGACTCACCATGATTACCCTCGGCATTTGGGCCAAGATTTCCCTGGGCACCTACTTGGTGCTCTCCACCAACGAATACCCAAACACCTCCTTCATTTTGTTGGCGACTGGCGCAGCTGTCATCGTGTGGGGCTTCCTGGGTTGCTTCAGCGCCGCCACCGAACACCGCTGCCTGCTGCGCACTTACGGGAGCTTTCAGCTGGCGGTGCTGGCCGCCAGCTTAGCGGCGGGGCTCTCCAGCTTGTTGTACCGCAAGGATATCGCCAAAGGCTTCCAGAACGGCCTCCGCGAAGCCATACGCTCCTACGCCGAGGACGAGGAGAAGGCCGAGGCTCTGGATTCCGTCCAGCGCACCCTGGACTGCTGCGGGGTGGAAAGTTACCGCGACTGGTTTTCCTCGCCGTGGTCTACGGAGCAACAGGCACCCAACGGCTCCGTGCCCGCGAGCTGCTGCAGGGCACGCAAAAGGTGCATGCACAGCCCTCTCCCTTTCGGCGCCCAGGGCATTTACCGTGACGGGTGTTTCAGCAAGGTCTACAACTTCGTCAGCGGCAACATGTTCTACATTGCCACGGCGGCCCTCGGGCTGGCACTCATGCAGGTGGTGGGCATCATCCTGGCTTGCCTGCTGGCTGCTCGGATCCCGTCCCACGCTCAGCCACCCGGAGGCACCATCCCACACTGAATATGGTGCGTAGCTCACTTGGACGCATCACTGAGACTCTGGAAGGTACCGTGGCCCCCTTCCCGTCCTCCAAACAATTCCATCACCACAAACCCTCCAACCACACTCTCTGCATGCACTGCCATGGCACTTcaatgatctccccccccccacacatttattttattaaatttccagaaATCCCACATACAAttccaatacattaaaaaaacaccacaacttCTATATTATCGACTTCCCATCCCATTGTCTGTGATGTTTTCCTTATCCCCCCTGCTTTGCTGCACCCTGTCTCCCCACTTTTTACATCATAATCATAACACAAGAGTCTCTAATTCTTTCTGTTGCTCATCATCCTAACCCTGCTAGCAGATTCTTCATATTTTCGTATTTCTTCAAATAATCCGAAAAGGGCTTCCATTCTTCAAAAAAGACAATCATCATTAAATTCTCTTATTTAAGCTGTTAGCATTGCTGGATCGACATGGTCCATAAATTTGCTTATCCACTCTTCTTTAGTGGGAACTTCTTCGTTTTCCCATTTCTGAGCATAAAGGATGCTGCTGTGGTTGCGTACATAAGCAAATTAACCATCTTTTTGGCACGGCACCTCATTATCTTTGCAATTGCTCCCCCCTGCAACCCCCTCCTAATTCTCCTTCTACCTACTAACAGTGACACTGTGCCAGAGAACCTGGCTAAATCTCCccctttttatctctctctttttctgcaagATGGACCAATTCCTAATTTTGTTCCTGAAAtatttctccacccacccacaccgAACCCCTTCAAATGCCTTCAGAGGACACGAATGGCAGCAACTGCTTTCATTCTGCCCAACTTTATTTTGCCCACTTTACTGAcagcagcagggtgtgtgtgtgtgtgtgtgtgtgtgtgtgtgtgtttcaatcaTCCCTTTCACCTACAAATCTGCTCTCAGCTTTGGTGCTTCTTTATACAGTGGTGGGAAGAAAAGCAAACTCATAAGTTTTCCTTGGCCCAATACTTTTGCCATAAAGTTTCACTGTGTTTTGAGTCATGGAAGAAAAATGGGAGGGAATGGATCAAACATTGAGGGGAAGACAGAGATCTGAACG is from Lacerta agilis isolate rLacAgi1 chromosome 10, rLacAgi1.pri, whole genome shotgun sequence and encodes:
- the LOC117054214 gene encoding tetraspanin-7-like — its product is MAVLKLFLMAFSFVFWAAGLTMITLGIWAKISLGTYLVLSTNEYPNTSFILLATGAAVIVWGFLGCFSAATEHRCLLRTYGSFQLAVLAASLAAGLSSLLYRKDIAKGFQNGLREAIRSYAEDEEKAEALDSVQRTLDCCGVESYRDWFSSPWSTEQQAPNGSVPASCCRARKRCMHSPLPFGAQGIYRDGCFSKVYNFVSGNMFYIATAALGLALMQVVGIILACLLAARIPSHAQPPGGTIPH